The Deltaproteobacteria bacterium genome has a segment encoding these proteins:
- a CDS encoding MarC family protein codes for MEFAILSFASLFIIVDPIGIIPVFLAMTPHNTAAERIKMAGLACVISLLILVAFALMGNTLLSIFGITLPAFEIAGGVILLLVGIDMLQARRTQVKETYEEQVEGTSKEDIAVTPLAVPMLAGPGAITTVILLSSQASTWVQRGILVINILIVIALTFSILSFVTLRTRHLNIIVLKIMVRVMGLILTAIAVQFILNGMVQIPFPGS; via the coding sequence ATGGAATTCGCAATCCTCTCGTTTGCATCTCTCTTCATCATTGTCGATCCGATCGGCATTATCCCTGTTTTCCTTGCCATGACCCCCCACAACACTGCCGCAGAAAGGATCAAAATGGCAGGATTGGCCTGTGTCATTTCTCTGTTAATCCTGGTCGCTTTCGCCTTAATGGGAAATACCCTCTTGAGTATTTTCGGCATCACCTTGCCGGCCTTTGAAATCGCAGGCGGAGTGATTCTATTGCTGGTGGGGATAGACATGCTTCAGGCCAGGCGCACCCAGGTGAAAGAAACCTATGAAGAACAGGTGGAAGGTACAAGCAAAGAGGATATTGCCGTCACCCCTCTGGCGGTTCCCATGCTGGCGGGGCCCGGCGCCATTACCACCGTCATTCTTCTGAGCAGCCAGGCATCAACCTGGGTTCAAAGAGGCATTCTGGTTATCAATATTCTCATCGTCATTGCTCTCACCTTTTCCATCCTTTCCTTTGTGACTCTTCGGACCCGGCATCTCAACATAATTGTCCTGAAGATAATGGTGCGGGTGATGGGCCTCATTCTTACGGCGATTGCCGTTCAGTTCATTTTAAACGGCATGGTTCAGATACCATTTCCCGGTTCATAG
- the acs gene encoding acetate--CoA ligase has protein sequence MTETPKWYDAHISHFQEVAYIKNREDYDRLYRESIESPETFWAEQAEEYLTWEKKWNSVLDYDFEEGRIAWFNGGRLNVCANCLDRHLENAGDKTAYYWEGDNPSDAKSVTYRELYEQVNRMAAVLKAKGVRKGDRVIIYMPVIIELPVTMLACARIGAVHSVVFGGFSSEALANRIKDCGARLVVTVDGSFRAGKAIPLKNTVDDALKDCRDVETVIVMDRAGLGLELDPRREVWWHEAMSDPSLPDHVAPVSMDAEDPLFILYTSGSTGKPKGVVHTHGGYLLYAAMTTRLVFDLKEDEVFWCTADIGWVTGHTYGVYGPLANGLTSVLFEGVPTYPDYGRYWEIVERYRVSKFYTAPTVIRALAKEGSSYVEAHDISSLKILGSVGEPINPEAWRWYYHHVGRDWCPIMDTWWQTETGGHMLTPLPAVSPIKPGSCAFPFFGVDPVILDDTGEEARFPGQEGVLCIRRPWPGMARTVYGDHDRFIETYFSQVPGMYFSGDGAKKDEDGYFWIIGRIDDVINVSGHRLGTAEIESALVLHEKVAEAAVVGYPHPVKGQGIYAFVTLNTAVQKSDDLKKELVKLVRTEIGPIASPDVIQWADGLPKTRSGKIMRRILQKIAAGKIDELGDTSTIADPAVIQDLIQGKGGD, from the coding sequence GCTCGATTATGATTTTGAAGAAGGGCGGATCGCATGGTTCAACGGCGGCAGACTCAATGTCTGCGCCAACTGTCTGGACCGGCATCTGGAGAATGCCGGGGACAAGACCGCCTATTACTGGGAGGGCGACAATCCGTCGGATGCCAAGTCGGTCACCTACCGGGAATTATACGAACAGGTCAACCGGATGGCGGCGGTACTGAAGGCGAAGGGGGTTCGGAAAGGCGATCGTGTAATCATCTACATGCCGGTCATCATCGAACTGCCGGTGACCATGCTGGCCTGTGCCAGGATCGGGGCCGTCCACAGTGTGGTTTTCGGGGGATTCAGCTCAGAGGCCCTGGCAAACCGCATCAAGGACTGCGGGGCAAGACTGGTAGTGACGGTGGACGGGAGCTTCCGTGCAGGCAAGGCCATCCCCCTCAAAAATACCGTTGATGACGCATTGAAGGACTGCCGCGACGTGGAGACCGTGATCGTAATGGACCGGGCGGGTCTGGGCCTCGAGCTCGATCCCCGTCGCGAGGTGTGGTGGCATGAGGCCATGTCGGATCCGTCGCTCCCCGACCATGTGGCCCCTGTATCCATGGACGCCGAAGACCCCCTCTTCATCCTCTATACGAGCGGCAGCACGGGAAAACCCAAAGGCGTGGTCCATACCCATGGGGGCTACCTCCTGTATGCGGCCATGACCACCCGGCTGGTCTTCGATCTCAAGGAGGACGAGGTCTTCTGGTGCACTGCGGATATCGGCTGGGTCACCGGGCACACCTATGGCGTCTACGGCCCCCTGGCCAACGGGCTCACCAGCGTTTTGTTCGAAGGAGTCCCCACGTACCCGGATTACGGGCGATACTGGGAAATCGTGGAACGTTACAGGGTCAGCAAATTCTATACGGCCCCGACCGTGATCCGCGCCCTGGCCAAGGAAGGGTCCAGCTATGTCGAGGCGCACGACATCTCCTCCCTCAAGATTTTAGGTTCGGTGGGCGAGCCGATCAACCCGGAGGCCTGGCGGTGGTATTATCACCATGTGGGGAGGGACTGGTGCCCGATCATGGACACCTGGTGGCAGACCGAAACAGGCGGGCATATGCTGACGCCCCTTCCGGCGGTTTCGCCTATCAAGCCTGGGTCATGCGCATTCCCCTTTTTCGGGGTGGATCCGGTGATTCTTGACGATACCGGGGAGGAGGCGCGCTTTCCCGGGCAAGAGGGGGTGCTCTGCATCCGCAGACCCTGGCCGGGGATGGCGCGAACGGTCTACGGGGATCATGACCGGTTTATCGAGACCTATTTCAGTCAGGTTCCGGGGATGTATTTTTCCGGCGACGGCGCCAAGAAGGATGAAGACGGCTATTTCTGGATCATCGGAAGGATCGACGACGTGATCAATGTCTCCGGGCATCGCCTGGGGACGGCTGAAATCGAATCCGCCCTGGTCCTCCACGAAAAGGTGGCTGAGGCGGCGGTGGTGGGCTATCCCCACCCGGTGAAAGGGCAGGGGATCTATGCCTTTGTCACCCTGAATACGGCTGTTCAGAAGTCAGACGATCTGAAAAAGGAGCTGGTCAAGCTGGTCCGGACCGAGATCGGACCGATCGCCAGCCCCGACGTAATCCAATGGGCCGACGGTCTCCCCAAGACCCGGAGCGGCAAGATCATGAGACGGATCCTCCAGAAGATCGCCGCCGGAAAGATCGATGAACTGGGGGATACCTCCACCATTGCAGATCCCGCAGTCATCCAGGACCTGATACAGGGGAAGGGCGGGGACTGA
- a CDS encoding AMP-binding protein, protein MIKARVPAEDPEANLGDYNERYRSFNWSDIEEQFTWHTTGRVNIAHEAVDRWAMDPERKDRKALIFEKGDTVAAYTYLQLKEKSSQWANLLVRYGFETGDRLFVFLPPCPEIYFALLACARIGALFCPVYATSTFDEVSVRISDAVPRGILTHPDLAEMLPADIQDHTDFVFLTEGPLPNLLPNEILVSGIPQQMPTEFSTIWMPPRAPLYLSYTSGSTGPPKGVVHAHDDMVGILSTARDALDMREDTILWVDADPAWVTGIVYGVLGPWLCGATALVQGDPFEPANWYWTLEKHNVSVWYTTPRTLMRLKEAGANLASRYDMSHLRHMATVGAPLVPDIFYWVKQHLGRSPHDTYWMTETGMICVANFPSMDIKPGAMGRPVPGVQVAILDEEGEPMPPLSLGELAIRSGWPAMMTGLWLDEGRYRAYFNENGWFLTGDIAIMDDEGYYFHQGRNDDLIKAGGHKVIGPYEIEQILCMHPAVSEAAVISKGAEPDEGVSYLKAFITVNKGFTPSARLNHEIKTFVKASLSADIIVKELSFLERLPKTRSGKLLRRVLRAGELGLPAGEIANMED, encoded by the coding sequence ATGATCAAGGCCCGGGTGCCGGCAGAGGATCCTGAGGCGAATCTCGGTGACTATAACGAGAGGTATCGGAGCTTCAACTGGTCGGATATCGAGGAACAGTTCACCTGGCACACCACCGGCAGGGTCAATATCGCCCATGAGGCCGTAGACCGGTGGGCCATGGATCCGGAGCGAAAGGACCGGAAGGCCCTTATCTTTGAAAAGGGAGATACGGTTGCCGCATACACCTATCTCCAGTTAAAGGAAAAGTCATCCCAGTGGGCCAACCTCCTGGTACGATACGGGTTCGAAACCGGGGACCGGTTGTTTGTCTTTCTCCCTCCCTGTCCGGAGATCTATTTCGCCCTCCTGGCATGCGCACGGATCGGCGCCCTCTTCTGTCCGGTCTATGCCACATCCACCTTTGATGAAGTCAGCGTCCGCATTTCGGATGCAGTCCCCAGGGGGATACTGACCCATCCTGACCTGGCCGAGATGCTCCCGGCGGATATCCAGGACCACACGGATTTCGTCTTTCTGACCGAAGGTCCGCTTCCGAATCTCCTCCCCAATGAGATTTTGGTGAGCGGCATTCCCCAACAGATGCCCACCGAGTTTTCCACTATCTGGATGCCGCCTCGCGCCCCGCTCTATCTCAGCTATACGTCGGGCTCCACCGGTCCTCCCAAAGGGGTCGTACACGCCCACGACGACATGGTGGGGATACTCAGTACGGCCAGAGACGCCCTCGATATGCGGGAGGATACCATCTTATGGGTGGATGCGGACCCGGCCTGGGTCACGGGGATCGTGTACGGGGTGCTTGGCCCCTGGCTGTGCGGGGCCACGGCCCTTGTTCAGGGCGATCCATTTGAGCCTGCCAACTGGTATTGGACCCTCGAAAAGCACAACGTCTCGGTCTGGTACACCACTCCCCGCACCCTGATGAGGCTGAAAGAGGCGGGAGCCAATCTGGCCAGCCGCTACGACATGTCCCATCTGCGGCACATGGCGACGGTGGGCGCCCCCCTGGTGCCGGATATCTTCTACTGGGTAAAACAGCACCTGGGGCGATCGCCTCACGATACCTACTGGATGACGGAGACCGGGATGATCTGCGTGGCCAATTTTCCTTCCATGGACATCAAGCCCGGCGCCATGGGAAGGCCGGTCCCCGGGGTCCAGGTCGCTATTCTGGATGAAGAGGGCGAACCCATGCCCCCCCTGAGCCTTGGAGAACTGGCCATCAGGTCCGGATGGCCCGCCATGATGACCGGTCTATGGCTGGATGAGGGCCGGTACCGGGCGTATTTCAATGAGAATGGATGGTTTCTTACAGGCGATATCGCCATTATGGATGACGAAGGGTACTATTTTCACCAGGGCCGCAACGACGATCTCATCAAGGCCGGCGGGCACAAGGTGATCGGGCCTTACGAGATCGAGCAGATCCTCTGCATGCACCCGGCGGTGTCAGAGGCGGCAGTCATTTCAAAGGGTGCGGAACCGGACGAAGGGGTCTCTTATCTGAAGGCCTTTATAACCGTCAACAAGGGCTTTACGCCGTCGGCACGGCTCAATCACGAGATCAAGACCTTTGTCAAGGCGAGCCTCTCCGCCGATATTATCGTCAAGGAATTGAGCTTCCTGGAACGGCTCCCCAAGACCCGGAGCGGAAAACTCCTCAGGCGGGTGCTGCGGGCCGGAGAACTGGGGCTTCCGGCCGGAGAGATCGCAAATATGGAGGATTGA
- a CDS encoding histone deacetylase — protein sequence MSPLPVTSNRQTRVGIVRDERYLLHKPGHTHPEHPNRLKAVYRMLDGDFSGDLIPIDPQPATLEHLELVHTPSYVKRVLKTADHRYTSLSPDTPASAETYLASWLAVGGCVKALDRLMDRSVDVAFCLIRPPGHHALKDRAGGFCVFNNIGIAARYAMQAYGLRRILIIDFDIHHGNGIHDLFHSENEILYFSTHDPMLYPYTGDWEDVGEGAGTGYTINIPLPRDLTDGEFVHLYQAMAGPVMRAYQPQLILAAAGFDAHEEDPIGRSHLSEKVFGRLARLLMEWRAEIGDPPILFALEGGYCPRALAASVKEVVLALLTPGHVEDAAGMETQQVVDMVARARAIHQGYGVW from the coding sequence GTGAGCCCCCTACCAGTAACGAGCAACCGGCAAACCCGGGTCGGCATTGTCCGGGATGAAAGATACCTCCTCCACAAACCGGGCCACACCCATCCGGAACATCCGAACCGCCTCAAAGCGGTATACCGGATGTTGGATGGCGATTTCAGCGGGGATCTGATTCCTATTGATCCGCAGCCGGCAACCTTGGAACATCTGGAGCTGGTTCACACCCCGTCCTATGTCAAGCGGGTCCTGAAGACGGCCGATCACCGGTATACCAGCCTGTCCCCGGATACGCCTGCGAGCGCCGAGACCTATCTGGCAAGCTGGCTGGCGGTGGGCGGCTGCGTGAAGGCCCTCGACCGCCTGATGGACCGTTCAGTGGATGTCGCCTTCTGTCTGATCCGGCCGCCGGGTCACCATGCCCTCAAGGACCGGGCCGGGGGATTCTGTGTGTTCAACAACATCGGGATCGCGGCGCGATATGCCATGCAGGCATATGGACTGCGGCGAATTCTCATCATCGATTTTGATATCCACCACGGCAACGGGATTCATGACCTGTTTCACAGTGAAAATGAGATTCTCTATTTTTCCACCCACGACCCGATGCTCTATCCGTATACCGGAGACTGGGAGGATGTTGGAGAAGGGGCGGGGACAGGCTATACCATCAATATCCCGCTGCCCAGGGACCTGACGGATGGGGAATTCGTGCATCTCTACCAGGCGATGGCGGGTCCTGTGATGAGGGCCTACCAGCCCCAGTTGATCCTGGCGGCTGCGGGTTTTGACGCCCATGAGGAAGATCCTATCGGGCGTTCGCACCTGAGTGAGAAGGTATTCGGCAGGCTGGCCCGTCTTCTTATGGAATGGCGGGCGGAGATCGGCGACCCTCCGATCCTTTTTGCCCTGGAAGGCGGTTACTGCCCCAGGGCCCTGGCCGCCTCTGTGAAGGAGGTGGTTCTTGCCCTGCTCACGCCCGGCCATGTGGAGGACGCGGCCGGTATGGAGACCCAACAGGTAGTTGATATGGTGGCGAGGGCCCGCGCCATTCACCAGGGGTACGGCGTCTGGTAG